The Euphorbia lathyris chromosome 8, ddEupLath1.1, whole genome shotgun sequence genome has a window encoding:
- the LOC136204251 gene encoding transcription repressor KAN1-like, which produces MSSKVRIFDDQNQIPDLSLQISLPIPIPIPNSSSPPSSIQILGSQNEQTTQLSLAIEDDDDDEEIREKRNQVVDLCSSSGFKPIKGIPIYNSGGMLDPRFYCNHQIPYSATSGAASCPGVDLRMRIPQYQYHQYQYGDGGGGIYGNGMIRSRFMPKLQQHKRNMRAPRMRWTSSLHSRFVHAVQLLGGHERATPKSVLELMDVKDLTLAHVKSHLQMYRTVKSTDKPAPSSDGSGDEDLLLLNHKGAAANSETLCSNISSKGRWGIRQQEVSGNQFQESDLTPSLEFSLGRTDWQSKQHN; this is translated from the exons ATGTCTAGTAAAGTTAGAATCTTTGATGATCAGAATCAGATTCCAGACCTTTCTCTTCAGATAAGCCTTCCAATtccaattccaattccaaaCAGCAGTTCacctccttcttcaattcaaaTTCTAGGGTCTCAAAATGAACAAACAACTCAGCTTTCTCTTGCAatagaagatgatgatgatgatgaagaaattaGGGAAAAGAGAAATCAAGTTGTTGATTTGTGTTCTTCTTCAGGATTTAAACCTATAAAAGGGATTCCAATTTATAATTCTGGGGGGATGTTGGATCCTAGATTTTACTGTAATCATCAAATTCCGTATTCTGCAACTTCTGGTGCTGCTTCTTGTCCAGGAGTTGATTTGAGAATGAGGATACCACAGTATCAGTATCATCAATACCAGTATGGGGATGGAGGAGGAGGAATTTATGGAAATGGGATGATTAGATCGAGGTTTATGCCGAAGTTACAGCAGCATAAAAGGAACATGAGAGCTCCGAGAATGCGATGGACGAGTTCTCTTCATTCTCGTTTTGTTCATGCTGTTCAGCTTCTTGGTGGCCATGAAA GGGCAACACCAAAGTCAGTTCTAGAGCTAATGGATGTCAAAGATCTAACACTAGCTCATGTCAAAAGCCATTTACAG ATGTATAGAACTGTTAAGAGCACTGACAAACCTGCTCCTTCATCAG ATGGATCTGGAGATGAAGATTTATTGTTACTGAACCACAAAGGAGCAGCAGCTAATTCCGAAACTCTATGCAGTAATATTTCTAG CAAAGGACGTTGGGGAATTAGACAGCAAGAAGTATCCGGAAACCAATTTCAG GAAAGTGATTTAACTCCAAGCTTGGAATTCTCATTAGGAAGAACAGATTGGCAAAGCAAACAACATAATTGA